Proteins from a genomic interval of Papaver somniferum cultivar HN1 chromosome 4, ASM357369v1, whole genome shotgun sequence:
- the LOC113273367 gene encoding uncharacterized protein LOC113273367 produces MEDIYEPFNLGDDPPPGRRSKDLCAYHHFHGNTTHNYRNVRKIILRMIEQGKLNHFLAQQQQNLPPPLLGGNAYNAEKGKNTYVIEVDAKSKNLYCNSIVHSFKNIENFHDNILSRVHARDNDGREIFNLAKVSPLKDWQRQVVSFSAEETPRGGEPHENPLVVNLGINPKAKLEDDDEEEDDANVWAIDRILIDPRSSVDILFYHTYKTMGGKDNELIPSTYNIYGFNGTANNPKGEVTIRIPLKSLSTKITFCVVDVESPYNVLIGRPWLHGILGVTSTFHQCIKFPLPQGLGIIRGDPNLGKSCQEIDVVSAKKERISEETGRNMLKTIKGVKG; encoded by the coding sequence ATGGAAGATATTTATGAGCCTTTCAATCTGGGAGATGATCCACCACCAGGACGAAGAAGTAAAGATTTATGTGCGTACCATCACTTTCATGGTAACACAACACATAATTAtagaaatgtgaggaagattatacTGCGAATGATAGAGCAAGGAAAATTAAATCACTTCTTAGCACAACAGCAAcagaatttaccaccaccactactTGGAGGCAACGCATACAATGCAGAGAAAGGAAAAAACACATATGTGattgaagtggatgcgaaatccaAGAATTTATATTGCAATTCAATTGTTCATTCTTTCAAAAACATCGAAAACTTTCATGATAATATCTTAAGTCGGGTGCATGCGAGAGATAATGATGGACGAGAAATATTCAACCTTGCGAAGGTATCACCATTAAAAGATTGGCAAAGACAAGTTGTATCATTCAGTGCTGAAGAGACACCAAGAGGAGGAGAACCACATGagaatccattagtggtaaatcTAGGCATTAATCCCAAAGCAAAATTAGAAGacgatgatgaggaggaagatgatgcAAATGTATGGGCAATTGATAGAATACTTATAGATCCAAGAAGTTCGGTTGACATCCTCTTTTACCACACATATAAGACCATGGGAGGAAAAGATAACGAACTAATTCCGTCCACTTATAATATATATGGATTCAATGGTACTGCTAATAATCCCAAAGGAGAGGTGACAATACGAATCCCTCTGAAGAGTCTATCTACAAAAATCACATTCTGTGTTGTTGATGTCGAGTCCCCTTATAATGTTCTGATTGGAAGGCCATGGTTGCATGGTATTTTGGGAGTTACTTCGACATTTCATCAATGCATAAAATTCCCATTACCTCAAGGTCTTGGAATAATAAGGGGAGATCCAAACCTGGGAAAAAGCTGCCAAGAAATTGATGTGGTAAGTGCAAAGAAAGAGAGAATAAGCgaagaaactggaagaaacatgttAAAGACAATCAAAGGGGTGAAAGGCTAA
- the LOC113273368 gene encoding uncharacterized protein LOC113273368 produces the protein MKLSAKYFRPFEVLQRVGNVAYKLKLPVESRIHPVFHVFQLKKKVGQHITTTTSLPLVDVSGSFIVTPIAVLDSRHVLRGNNTTLQLLIHWAGAPVEDSTWEDTNHIHSQFPDFILEDMDLPKKGVLSCN, from the coding sequence ATGAAGCTATCTGCTAAATACTTTCGGCCATTTGAAGTGTTACAGAGAGTTGGAAATGTGGCTTACAAGCTCAAACTACCAGTGGAGTCAAGAATTCACCCAGTTTTTCATGTCTTTCAACTGAAGAAAAAGGTAGGCCAGCATATCACCACTACCACTTCACTTCCACTAGTTGATGTTTCAGGTTCTTTCATAGTTACTCCAATAGCAGTTCTAGACTCCAGACATGTTCTTAGAGGCAACAATACAACCCTGCAACTACTCATACATTGGGCTGGAGCTCCTGTTGAAGATTCCACATGGGAAGATACCAACCACATTCACTCTCAATTTCCAgattttatccttgaggacatgGATCTTCCAAAGAAGGGGGTGTTGTCATGTAACTAG
- the LOC113273369 gene encoding uncharacterized protein LOC113273369: MLRDGNTTSVQIGRIYEPSIEGLTSAVEGTLAVQTRAMREAEKEKEDEGIEEPDNEADEANEDQSMSDGSNEDEAEDDWRIPIHQYLDKGTLSTDVKEARKLESKASMYILRDGILYRRSFLGPLMRFLSQTEGRRILHDIHSREAGNHSARRSLAIKSKMQGYY; the protein is encoded by the coding sequence atgctgagggaCGGAAATACTACCTCtgtccaaattgggagaatttatgaaccttcgatagaaggactaacCTCAGCAGTTGAGGGAACCCTGGCCGTCCAGACCAGGGCCATGAGAGAagcagagaaagagaaagaagatgaaggaatagAAGAACCAGATAACGAAGCCGACGAGGCTAACGAAGATCAATCCATGTCAGACGGAAGCAACGAAGACGAAGCGGAAgacgattggagaatcccaattcaccagtaccttgacaaaggtactcTCTCCACAgatgtcaaagaagctcgaaaactcgaatcaaaggcATCAATGTACATCCTACGAGAtggaatactgtatagaaggtcatttcttggacctctgatgcggtTCCTATCACAAACCGAAGGTCGAagaatactgcatgatatacacagcagAGAAGCTGGAAATCATAGTGCAAGAAGGTCCTTGGCGATCAaatccaaaatgcaaggatattactag